CCGATTCTGGTCGAAGCCGAGCGTCAGGGCATCCCGCCGCGCGAATTTGTCTCCTACTACCATCGCCAGATCTGTGAGGTCTGGGAGCGTTTGGGTATCTCCTGGGATCTCTATACGGAAACGGGCACGGAGAATCATTATCGCATTACGCAGGATTTCTTTCTGACGCTCTATCAGAAGGGCTATGTCTATAAAGATACCATGCAGTCGCCCTACTGCCCAACAGATCGCCGCTTTCTGCCCGATCGCTATGTTGAGGGGACCTGTCCCCATTGTGGCTATCCCCAGGCGCGCGGCGACCAGTGCGACAATTGCGGGCGAGTACTTGATCCCGTTGACCTGATCCAGCCCCATTGCCGTCTCTGTGGCAGCAGAGAGCAGCCGCTGGAGATCCGCGATACCGAGCATTTCTTTCTTGATCTACCCAAGCTTCAGGAGCCGATTCTGCAGTGGCTCTCTGAGGACAAGGAGCATTGGCGCCCCAACGTCTACGCCTTCACGATGAACTGGCTGAAGGAGGGGCTGCGCCCGCGCGCGATCACGCGCGATCTTGATTGGGGGGTGCCCATTCCTCTGGAGGGCTACGATGAAAAGCGCATCTATGTCTGGTTCGACGCGGTGATTGGCTACTTCTCAGCTACTGTGGAGTGGGCACAGCGCAGCGGCGACCCCGATGCCTGGAAGCAGTGGTGGATTCCCGGCCTGGCCGATCCTCCAGTGAAAGCCTACTACTTTATTGGTAAGGACAATATTCCCTTCCACACGATTATCTGGCCAGCCATGCTGATGGGCTATGGCAACCGCAATCTACCCTACGATGTTCCGGCCAACGAGTTCATGACGATGCGCGGCAGCAAAGCATCGAGCAGCCGGGGCAATGTGGTCTGGACCAAGGATGTGCTCGACCTCTATGGGGCTGATCCTCTACGCTACTACCTGTCGGCCACCGCCCCCGAAGGACGTGACACCGATTTTACCTTCGAGGAACTGGTACGACGCAACAACGATGAACTGGTCGCCACCTATGGCAACGCTGTCCATCGCACTCTGACCTTTGTCCAGAGCCGCTTTGGCGGGACAGTTCCTACCCCCGGGGTACTGAGCGCCGCTGATGAGGCAATGCTGAGGGAGGTCGAGAAGGGCTTTCAGCGGGTCGGCGAGCTGATCAGCCGCTGCCGCTTTAAGGATGGGCTACAGGCAGCGATGGCCGTGGCCCATGTGGCTAACCGCTACCTCGATGAGCAGGCGCCCTGGAAGCGCATCAAGGAGGACCGCGAGGCCGCCGGAACAACGCTCTACGTGATGCTGCAGGTGCTGAGCGGTCTGCGCTTGTTACTCTATCCTTACCTGCCCTTCTCTTCGCAGAAGCTGCATGGCTACCTCGGCTTCGAGGGCGATGTCAGCAGCTCCCGCTGGCAGCTTGAGACGGTACCCGCCGGTAGGCGGCTTCCGCCACCTCAGCCACTCTTTGCTAAGCTGGAGGAGCCTGCGGACCTCTCCCCCGTCCAGCAGTAAGCCATCGCCGCAGGAGAGAGAATAGCCCGCCGCTCTGCCTGGACAGCAGGAGGCCCAGCCAGGGAGCAGGAAAGAGAGCAAGCCAGTCAGCAGGGGAAAAGCGTTCGTTCTACGATCCAACAACATGGATGGGGAGAGTTTCCTCTTCTCTCCAGTACCAGACCAGCCAGGCGGAGGAGGAGACGCTCCGCCTGGCTGATCCTTATTCCTCCACCGCCGGCTCTCCGCTCTCACGGAGACGGTAGCCCGCCACTTCCGCCGCCAGGCAGGCGGCCCCCACGACACCCGAGAAGTCGCCCAAGCGGGTACGTACGATGGGCGTCTGGCGGGCAGGAAGGGACAGCGCCACGGTGCGCGCACGCCGCACGGCACGCTCAAAGAGCAGGTCAACGGCCTCGATGACGCCTCCTCCCAGGATAATGGCCTCGGGATTGTAAAAATTGATGATCGAAGCCAGGCCATACCCCAGGTAGTCCGCGGCCTCGCTGACAACTTCGATCACCAGCTCATCGTTTTGCTGGATCGCGCTGGCCAGCAATCCCGAGCGGATGATAGTTTCGCCTCCTTTGAGCTGGAGCAGGGCCTCGTCGGCCAGTACGGATTTGCGGCCATGATGGATCTCAGCCAGAATAGCCCGCGTGATGGCTGTGCGTGAGGCGTAGGCCTCCAGGCAGCCACGCGCGCCACAGCTACAGATGCGTCCGCTGGCCTCCACCGTGATATGGCCAATCTCGCCAGCGGTGCCGGAGAGACCCGTATAGAGCCGCCCGTTTTGAAGAATCCCCGCCCCAATGCCGGTGCCGATAAAGACGCAGACAAAGTTCTTGTAGGTGCGTCCAGCCCCGTGGAGATACTCGCCAAGAGCAGCGACCTCCACATCATTGCCAACAGCCACCGGACGCTCAAATTCGGCGCTGAGCAGGGCCGCCACTGGCATATCGCGCACGCCGAGATTGGGCGCCTCCAGAATCACGCCGGCCTGACGATCAATCTGGCCAGCGGCGCCGATGCCTACCGCGAGCAGCTCGCGCCCGTTGCGCAGATCAGCGGCCTCGAGAGCGGCGTGGGCTACCTCCACCACCCGGCGGGCGACGAAGTCTTGCCCTCGTTCCGCTTTTGTACGCTTGCGCGCTGAGGCGATCACTGCGCCAGTAGAGACATCGATGACTGCCGCCAGCGTCTTGGTGCCCCCCAGGTCGATGCCAAGAGCATAGGTTGCCGGATGCCCCGCGTGATTCTTGGCCATAGTTCTCTCCTCAATACAAACAGAACGGCAGCCACAGGCGACACAGCCTGTTTCATACCGCTCGCTCATCGGACATGTGAGCGTGGGACGACCCTTTGAACAGAGCCTGTTGACCGCTCCCGCTCCACGCTCGTCTGCTCCCGTCCCTCTGCTCTCCCCTACGCCTGTCGAAAGGGCAGGCTTAAGTTCGGCTCTACGTCCAGATCAAGATCATGCCGCTCGCCGCGCAGGAGATGGAAGAAGGCCGCAGCAGCTACCATTGCCGCATTGTCCGTACAAAATTCGATCGGCGGATACTGCAGCCGGACCCCCAGCGGCGTTAGCTCTTCCTCCAGACGTGCGCGCAAGGCAACATTGGCCGCCACGCCACCGGCCAGCAGAACCTGCCGTACGTGATACTCCTGGGCCGCCATGCGCGTCTTGACTGCCAAGACGTCGACGATGGCTTCCTGGAAGCCTGCCGCCAGCAGGCCAATATGGACTTGCCCCCGTCTGGCGGCTTCGCTACCCATCGTAGTGTAGCGACTCACCTGGCGCCCTCCACTGGGCAGCGGACGATCAGGCTGTTGATCCGCCACCAGTCCTTCAGCCAGGTGAAGCATGGCGGTTTTCAGCCCGCTGAAGCTGAAGTCATAGGTTCCTCGCAGCCAGGCCCGCGGCAGCCGATAAGGATTGCGCACCGGCAGGCGCTGCTGACGGAGCTCCTCTTCCGCCAGGCGCGCGGCCTGCTGAATGGCTGGACCACCGGGGTAGCCAAGTCCCAGGATGCGCGCCACCTTATCAAAGGCTTCTCCCGCTGCATCATCGCGCGTCCGCCCCAGCAGGAGATAGTCGGTATGGTCGCGCATGAGAACCAGCTCGCTATGAGCGCCGGAAACAACCAGACAGATCAGGGGGAAGAGCGGATCACCAGGCAGATAGGCGCCTTCCGTCTCGCTCGCGTCAGTCTGGAGGTCAGTGTCTGACGCCTGGCGCAGCCAGTTGGCGTAGATATGGGCCTCCAGATGGTTGACCCCCAGAAAGGGCAATTCACGGGCCAGGGCCAGGGTCTTACCTACCGTTAGGCCAACGAGCAGCGAGCCGGCCAGGCCGGGACCATAGGTAGCAGCTACAGCATCGATATCTTCCCAGCAACAGTGAGCCTCCTGGAGAGCGGTCTCGATGACCGGCAAGACAGCAGCCAGCTGCTGTCGCGAGGCGACCTCGGGCACCACTCCCCCGTAGCGCTCATGAATCTCTGTCTGCGAGGCAACCACATTAGCCAGTACGTAGCGGCCATCTTTGATAATGGCCGCCCCAGTCTCATCACAAGAGCTTTCGATTCCCAGAACGAGCATAGTTCACCCCCTCTCTCTCAAAGCTGCATAGCTGGAAGGGACCTCTCACTGACTAACATCGGGCGCCCCGTTCCCCTGTCCAGCAGCACGGCGGGAGCAAGCTGGCCAAAAGCGGTTGAGGGACACTAGACGCCCGAGGCCACCGGCTCCTGCTCTCTCCCTATCATCACCAGCCCACACCCACCAGGATAGGAGCAGCAGCCATTGTCGGAGGCTAGACCGGTTGGATGGGGGCAGAGCACTCTTCTCTTAGCCCTGAGCTTCCAGCTTCCGCAGCAATGCAGCCTTCTGCTCCTGAAACTTCTGGCGATAGGCTGGGCTGTGGATCTCGTCGGTCCACATGATCAGGGCATCCTCTTGATTATCGCTATAGTAGCGGTGGCGCAGGCCAGCCTCGCGGAAGCCGTACTTACGATAGAGATTTTGCGCAACGTAGTTGGAGACACGGACCTCAAGCGTGACCCATCTGGCGCCGATAGTATAAGCAATATCGATCAGGCTGACGAGCAAGAACTCTCCGAGTCCCTGACGACGATAGTCAGGATGCAAGGCAATCGTAGTGATATGCGCCTCGTCGACCATGAGCCATAGCCCGGCAAAGCCAATGATAGAGGCAAGCTGCGGCGAGGATGTCGCCGTCGACGAGCGGCCCGGCAACAGCGACAGAGGGAAGAAGCGCCTGGGCTTCTCAGCCTCAGAGGTAGAAGGCTCCACGTGCTCCTCTATAAGCTTTTTGTCGCGCAGGACAATATAGTGAGCCCAGCGGTTATCTTGCAGTTCCTTGCGATAGGCACTAGGAGGCCAGGTCGATGGATAGGCCAGACGCTCGATCTCAATCACCCGAGGCACGTCTGACAACGTCATGCGTTCAATGATGTAACGCACGTTCTTCCCTCTCTGTCTCGCTTTGAGGTAGTGAGCGCGGCTGATCCACCGCGTTCAGCAGCGGTTGCTTACGCGCGCTGGCCGTAATGGCAGGAGGGCGCAAGTAGAGCGGCTCCAGGCGCAAAGGATCATCGCCCTCGCCACGCAAGAGGCGAGGCCAGGCAAGCGCAGCCAGAGTAGTAGCCCTTCTGGTGGCCAGCAACGGCTCAGCGAAGGCACACTCCGGCAGAGAGGAGCGCAGAGTCGCACAGGTGGCCGCTTTCAGTTCCCCACAGAAGAGAAAAGGAGGAAGCTCGCGCCGGCCTGGCACCGCCAGGGACGTAGCAGCCAGCTCTTTGAGATAGGCCACGAGCTGCTGGGGAGGCAGCAGGACATAGTCACCAAGTCGCTGCAGATCCTGCGTAAGTCGCCCCTGCTCATCCTGGCCCTCCGTACTGAGATAGCAGGCGGCATACAGTTCGGAGCGCCCTGCCTCCAGTACAGCGCAGATCGGCCCTGACCAGCGGCGCTGCTGAGCAGCGATGATATCCAGAGTGCCCACCCCAACCAGCGGCTTCTCCAGAGCGAAGGCCAGGCTACGAGCCGTGGCCACCGCTACCCGCACGCCATTGAAGGAGCCTGGGCCCAAAGCTACCGCCAGGGCAGAGAGATCCGCCGGACGCCAGTTTCGGCTGCTCAGTAATCGGCGGATCGCCGGCAACAGCTCAACGCTGTGATTGTTCTCGACAAGCCAGGTCTCCTCTGCGTAGAGGGTCTCCTCTGAGCAAAGGGCCAGACTGGCCTGGCGCGTGGAGGAATCAATTGCCAAGAGCAGCATAGGTATTTTTCTGGAATTGTTGTAGCAGCTCACAATAATACGATCCGACGGCCTCGAAGAGGAGCGCCCGCTTCGTCTCGCTGAGCAACTTCAGACGGATGCGGAGATACTCGCCAGACCAGAGCGTTGGGGCCTTATCAGCCCACTCCACTACACAGACGCCTGCCGGGTGAGAAAAGTAATCTTCGAAGCCCAGATCGAGTATCTCTTCAGGATGCTCCAGGCGATAGAGATCAAAATGATAGAGCGCCAAACCTCTGGAGTGTGCTGCCTGCCCTTCTCCGCGCCCACGTGGTTGGCCACGGTACTCCTTCAGGAGTGTAAATGTGGGGCTGCTGACCACCTCAGTAATACCCAGGCCCTGAGCCAGACCTTGCGTAAAGGTGGTCTTCCCCGTTCCCAGTTGGCCAGCCAGCAGGATAAGCTCGCCACCGCGCAGCAGCTCGCCTAAGCGGATACCCAGCCGCTGGGTTTGGGCCGCACTATGGCTGATCACATCAAGAGTACAGCTCACCTCGTCTTGAGAAGCACCAGTCACGCCGTCTTCCTTCTCCCCTGCTATAGCCGCGGCTCAAGTATCTCTTGAGCCTTTCCAGAGAGCCTCAAATTATTATAACACAGTCCTCCCTGCTTCGCCTCAGCCGATTTTCTTCCCACAGTTAGAGCAATAGAGCGCCCGCACCCGGACGGGTTGGCCACAGTGAGGGCAAGGGACCTTATCCGCTGCCCGCGAGGTCCCACTGCCACCAGCGCCAGCACTGGCCCTAGTCATTCCTGGGGCGCCTCCCACGGTCGGCGCCTGCTGCGTCGTCGGGGCCGTGGGAGTCACCGGTGGCGGCGTATAGTCGCGCGGGGGCTGCGGAGCAAACTGCTCCGGCTGATAGGTCTCATTTTTGATCTCCTGAAGCTGTTGCTCTCGATTGCTCAAGTCGGCATCCAGCTCCTGAATACTGGCACAGATGCGCGCTAATTGTGGTTGAGACAGCGCCCCCTGCTGATACAGGGTCATAGCCGCTGTGGCAAGCTCTTCCAGCAGAAGCTGACGCTGCTTGAGCAGCTGATCAATCTCCCCCTGCTTATTCCGAATACGCAGCTGTTTCTGGGCTTCCCAGGTAGTACGGCTGACAGCTGCCGAGACAAGATGTTTTGCTGACTCAACAAAGTCCGCCATCGTTGGTGCTCCTTCCCTTGAGTTGGTCTGGTGAGCTGGGAACGCTGGGCCTTCTTCTCTACTCTCCTGATCGTTAGCGCGTCAGATGCGCCAGGCTGCTATCAGGAGATCCAGCACAGGGTGCCGCTAGGTCTCTTCCTCCACAGCGCCGCGATAGACACGCACGGCTTCCAGTCGGCCCACGCGGTTGAGCTGGATGGCCACCACATCAATGCGCCAGGGGCGCCCGTAGGCCTCGTGCTGCTCAAGATAGTAAGAGGCTACCTCAATTAACTTGCGTCGCTTGCGCGGCGTCAGCGCCTCTTCAGGACGGCCCCAGTTGCTGCCGCGGCGGGTCTTCACCTCAACAAAGACCAGCTCCTCGCCATCGCTGGCGACAAGGTCGACCTCTCCGGCCCGGCAGCGAAAGTTACGCTCGTGAATATGATAGCCCCGCTGATGCAGGGTAAGAGCAGCAAGACGCTCGCCAGCCCGACCGAGCGCACGTTGTCTGCTGGCCCTGGTCAGGCCCTCTTGTCCCTGCCCTTCAGACTCCTCGTGATCTGTACCATTCATGAGAGTAATACGCCATCCCCACACTCAATGTTGTATGCTTCCTATGAGGGCATCGCTGAGCTAGCAGCGCTCTTGCCGTCTCTGCAAGGATAGCCTAAGACAGTGGCCAGATGCAAGCAGACAAGGAGCGTCCCTGAAGACGACACTGAAGAACATACAGAAGAGGAGCAAGCCAAGAGATGGATCATCAACCGATTGTCTTTCTCCACGGCGCAGGAGGGAGCGCCCGCAGCTGGAGCGCTCTGCTGGAGTATCTCGGCTCGTATCCCGCCATTGCCATTGACCTGCCAGGGCACGGCCAGCGCGCGGATACGCTAGCGGCAGAAGTGAGCGTGAGCGACTACGCCCAGGCCGCCTGGCAGATCATCAGCAAGGAACTACAGCTTCAGAGGCCGATCGTTGCCGGGCACTCGATGGGAGGAGCCATTGCTCTGACCCTGGCCCTGGAGCATGGTCAGGAGCTGTCAGGATTGATCTTGATCGGAACGGGCGCCCGCCTGCGCGTACGAGCCGATCTGCTGGAAGCCACGCGAACAGGCTCCCCTGAGGCGCTGCAGGCGCTGTCCACCTGGAGTCTGGTCCCAACCAGCAGCGAGAGCCAGCGCACCCACTTCCAACAAGAGCTAGCCAGTGGCGCAGCTCAGCTTTACCGCGATCTATTGGCCTGCCATACATTCGATTGCATGGCCCGCCTGGGAGAGATCCAGCTCCCGACCCTGATCGTCGTAGGCGCAGAAGACCAGATGACTCCTGTGAAGTACAGCCAGTATCTTCACGACCATATCGCGGGGTCCACGCTGCAGATCATTCCTGCCG
The sequence above is a segment of the Thermogemmatispora onikobensis genome. Coding sequences within it:
- the metG gene encoding methionine--tRNA ligase, translating into MRLNPPGGLFTSSSVSVSLRDTAINSTSNQATKYTSNKQAIQKGDTTADLHQQARESSSMAEYILVCVAWPYAKTSTHVGQIAGAYLPADTFARYHRLAGNHVLMISGSDEHGTPILVEAERQGIPPREFVSYYHRQICEVWERLGISWDLYTETGTENHYRITQDFFLTLYQKGYVYKDTMQSPYCPTDRRFLPDRYVEGTCPHCGYPQARGDQCDNCGRVLDPVDLIQPHCRLCGSREQPLEIRDTEHFFLDLPKLQEPILQWLSEDKEHWRPNVYAFTMNWLKEGLRPRAITRDLDWGVPIPLEGYDEKRIYVWFDAVIGYFSATVEWAQRSGDPDAWKQWWIPGLADPPVKAYYFIGKDNIPFHTIIWPAMLMGYGNRNLPYDVPANEFMTMRGSKASSSRGNVVWTKDVLDLYGADPLRYYLSATAPEGRDTDFTFEELVRRNNDELVATYGNAVHRTLTFVQSRFGGTVPTPGVLSAADEAMLREVEKGFQRVGELISRCRFKDGLQAAMAVAHVANRYLDEQAPWKRIKEDREAAGTTLYVMLQVLSGLRLLLYPYLPFSSQKLHGYLGFEGDVSSSRWQLETVPAGRRLPPPQPLFAKLEEPADLSPVQQ
- a CDS encoding ROK family protein, coding for MAKNHAGHPATYALGIDLGGTKTLAAVIDVSTGAVIASARKRTKAERGQDFVARRVVEVAHAALEAADLRNGRELLAVGIGAAGQIDRQAGVILEAPNLGVRDMPVAALLSAEFERPVAVGNDVEVAALGEYLHGAGRTYKNFVCVFIGTGIGAGILQNGRLYTGLSGTAGEIGHITVEASGRICSCGARGCLEAYASRTAITRAILAEIHHGRKSVLADEALLQLKGGETIIRSGLLASAIQQNDELVIEVVSEAADYLGYGLASIINFYNPEAIILGGGVIEAVDLLFERAVRRARTVALSLPARQTPIVRTRLGDFSGVVGAACLAAEVAGYRLRESGEPAVEE
- a CDS encoding tRNA (adenosine(37)-N6)-threonylcarbamoyltransferase complex transferase subunit TsaD; the encoded protein is MLVLGIESSCDETGAAIIKDGRYVLANVVASQTEIHERYGGVVPEVASRQQLAAVLPVIETALQEAHCCWEDIDAVAATYGPGLAGSLLVGLTVGKTLALARELPFLGVNHLEAHIYANWLRQASDTDLQTDASETEGAYLPGDPLFPLICLVVSGAHSELVLMRDHTDYLLLGRTRDDAAGEAFDKVARILGLGYPGGPAIQQAARLAEEELRQQRLPVRNPYRLPRAWLRGTYDFSFSGLKTAMLHLAEGLVADQQPDRPLPSGGRQVSRYTTMGSEAARRGQVHIGLLAAGFQEAIVDVLAVKTRMAAQEYHVRQVLLAGGVAANVALRARLEEELTPLGVRLQYPPIEFCTDNAAMVAAAAFFHLLRGERHDLDLDVEPNLSLPFRQA
- the rimI gene encoding ribosomal protein S18-alanine N-acetyltransferase; amino-acid sequence: MRYIIERMTLSDVPRVIEIERLAYPSTWPPSAYRKELQDNRWAHYIVLRDKKLIEEHVEPSTSEAEKPRRFFPLSLLPGRSSTATSSPQLASIIGFAGLWLMVDEAHITTIALHPDYRRQGLGEFLLVSLIDIAYTIGARWVTLEVRVSNYVAQNLYRKYGFREAGLRHRYYSDNQEDALIMWTDEIHSPAYRQKFQEQKAALLRKLEAQG
- the tsaB gene encoding tRNA (adenosine(37)-N6)-threonylcarbamoyltransferase complex dimerization subunit type 1 TsaB yields the protein MLLLAIDSSTRQASLALCSEETLYAEETWLVENNHSVELLPAIRRLLSSRNWRPADLSALAVALGPGSFNGVRVAVATARSLAFALEKPLVGVGTLDIIAAQQRRWSGPICAVLEAGRSELYAACYLSTEGQDEQGRLTQDLQRLGDYVLLPPQQLVAYLKELAATSLAVPGRRELPPFLFCGELKAATCATLRSSLPECAFAEPLLATRRATTLAALAWPRLLRGEGDDPLRLEPLYLRPPAITASARKQPLLNAVDQPRSLPQSETEREERALHH
- the tsaE gene encoding tRNA (adenosine(37)-N6)-threonylcarbamoyltransferase complex ATPase subunit type 1 TsaE, which encodes MTGASQDEVSCTLDVISHSAAQTQRLGIRLGELLRGGELILLAGQLGTGKTTFTQGLAQGLGITEVVSSPTFTLLKEYRGQPRGRGEGQAAHSRGLALYHFDLYRLEHPEEILDLGFEDYFSHPAGVCVVEWADKAPTLWSGEYLRIRLKLLSETKRALLFEAVGSYYCELLQQFQKNTYAALGN
- a CDS encoding zinc ribbon domain-containing protein produces the protein MADFVESAKHLVSAAVSRTTWEAQKQLRIRNKQGEIDQLLKQRQLLLEELATAAMTLYQQGALSQPQLARICASIQELDADLSNREQQLQEIKNETYQPEQFAPQPPRDYTPPPVTPTAPTTQQAPTVGGAPGMTRASAGAGGSGTSRAADKVPCPHCGQPVRVRALYCSNCGKKIG
- a CDS encoding YraN family protein, with amino-acid sequence MNGTDHEESEGQGQEGLTRASRQRALGRAGERLAALTLHQRGYHIHERNFRCRAGEVDLVASDGEELVFVEVKTRRGSNWGRPEEALTPRKRRKLIEVASYYLEQHEAYGRPWRIDVVAIQLNRVGRLEAVRVYRGAVEEET
- a CDS encoding alpha/beta fold hydrolase, translated to MDHQPIVFLHGAGGSARSWSALLEYLGSYPAIAIDLPGHGQRADTLAAEVSVSDYAQAAWQIISKELQLQRPIVAGHSMGGAIALTLALEHGQELSGLILIGTGARLRVRADLLEATRTGSPEALQALSTWSLVPTSSESQRTHFQQELASGAAQLYRDLLACHTFDCMARLGEIQLPTLIVVGAEDQMTPVKYSQYLHDHIAGSTLQIIPAAGHALMQERPKELARVIAAWLAAAPSTPSPGSCYNTASGFPHE